One stretch of Gouania willdenowi chromosome 16, fGouWil2.1, whole genome shotgun sequence DNA includes these proteins:
- the gapdh gene encoding glyceraldehyde-3-phosphate dehydrogenase, with the protein MVKVGINGFGRIGRLVTRAAFHSKKVEIVAINDPFIDLEYMVYMFKYDSTHGRFHGEVKIEGDKLVIDGQKITVFHERDPANIKWGDAGAKYVVESTGVFTTIEKASTHLKGGAQRVIISAPSADAPMFVMGVNHEKYENSLKVVSNASCTTNCLAPLAKVINDNFGIIEGLMSTVHAITATQKTVDGPSGKLWRDGRGASQNIIPASTGAAKAVGKVIPELNGKLTGMAFRVPTPNVSVVDLTVRLEKPAKYDDIKKVVKAAADGPMKGILGYTDHQVVSTDFNGDTHSSIFDAGAGIALNDHFVKLVSWYDNEFAYSNRVCDLMAHMAAKE; encoded by the exons ATGGTGAAAGTTGGCATCAATGG ATTCGGCCGCATTGGTCGTCTGGTGACACGTGCTGCCTTCCACTCCAAGAAGGTGGAGATCGTCGCCATCAATGACCCCTTCATTGACCTGGAGTACATG GTCTACATGTTCAAGTATGACTCCACCCACGGTCGCTTCCATGGTGAGGTTAAGATCGAGGGAGATAAGTTGGTCATTGATGGGCAGAAGATCACCGTCTTCCACGA GAGAGACCCAGCCAACATTAAGTGGGGTGACGCTGGTGCCAAGTATGTGGTGGAGTCCACTGGTGTGTTCACCACCATCGAGAAGGCCTCC ACTCACCTGAAGGGAGGAGCCCAGAGGGTCATCATCTCTGCTCCCAGTGCTGATGCTCCCATGTTTGTTATGGGCGTCAACCACGAGAAGTACGAGAACTCCCTCAAGGTTGTAAG CAACGCTTCCTGCACAACCAACTGTCTGGCTCCTCTTGCCAAAGTCATCAATGACAACTTTGGCATCATTGAGGGTCTGATG AGCACAGTTCATGCAATCACGGCCACCCAGAAGACGGTGGACGGTCCTTCTGGTAAACTGTGGAGGGATGGACGCGGTGCCAGCCAGAACATCATCCCAGCTTCTACTGGTGCTGCCAAAGCTGTTGGCAAGGTCATCCCTGAGCTCAACGG TAAGCTCACCGGCATGGCCTTCCGTGTTCCCACTcccaacgtgtctgtggttgacCTGACGGTTCGCCTGGAGAAACCA GCCAAATATGACGACATCAAGAAGGTTGTGAAGGCAGCAGCTGATGGACCCATGAAGGGAATTCTGGGCTACACAGACCACCAG GTCGTCTCTACAGACTTCAACGGTGACACCCACTCCTCCATCTTTGATGCTGGTGCAGGCATCGCCCTCAATGACCACTTTGTCAAGCTGGTGTCATG GTACGACAATGAGTTTGCTTACAGCAACCGCGTCTGCGACCTGATGGCCCACATGGCTGCAAAGGAGTAA